TTGCCCACTTCGTGTTTCGTAAAGAGCATCCTCTTAAAAGTAAGTTGTTAATGGTTATTGGCTCGCTGGATGAGGAGTATCCATcatgaagaacaaaatttCCCTGATAGGAATATAGATTATGGTGCGGACCTTCGCTATCAATATGAAACTGGAGCTTGTCCAAGTCATGTGGGCGTCTGACAACAGAGGAGGtacatttcaaagaattcttAACCTTCAGATTTGTTTCACCATCCAGATCTTTAGTTTCCACATAACAGGCaccatcttcatcagaagTGGCCAAGATACACACATCTGCAGGAATTGAGTCGTTGTTCTTGATTCTAATGATATCTCCGACCTTGACGTCCTTCCAATAGTCCcttgaaaacttcaaaggTTTGAGTTCACTGTTGAAGGGATCTTCACCTATTGATGATCTCATGGTCTCCAAAGATACTCTGTTATTTGCAGCTTCAGGAAGTTTGATCTCcgatttcttgaataattttTTAACTGATCTTAGCACTATGAACAAAAGCTTTGTGTTTGCCTTTTTAAACTTTCTCCATAAAGAAACGTTGCTTGAAAGGACATTTGGGTTGGGAATTCCATGCAAGAGGTGTGTGATTTGATTATTGATCTCCATATCCAACCCTGTCCTTCTTGAGTCTTCTATGGCATCTTTTATTGCCGTTATTATGACGATGACAATCAATGGAACAGCACTTAAAGCTGGATTGGGAACTCCAAAGATATCAAATGCTCCAAGAATAATCATGGTTAAAAAGTATACGTTAGCGATATTCCGGAACTGAAATGCAATATTTTTGGGAATGAATGACAAAGGGGTGTATTTGGTAGTTCGGATCTTGTTTCTAGGGTAAGTGTTGCGAGGATCGCCATTCTCAGCAAGCATATCAGGATCCAAAGGCAAGTTGTGAAATATCTTACGTTGTTCGCCTCTGTGATCGTTGGCGACATTGGTAGGATTAGACTCCTGTGGTTCTTCCTTTTCCCTTCTTCGGGTGGTATTTCGTCGCCAAATTGACTTGGACCTCTTAGGTCGGCCGGACGCGTGTCTGGTTGTTCCCCATCGCATCCTCTTCATTTTGccttcctcttcctccttatctttttcaatggaatCATTTTCTTGGTCGAATTGAACGCGTTCATTGATTCGGGGTAAGTGAAAGCTGGATAAATGCATTGGATTCGGCGATTTGAGAATACTGTCAGCCCTTCCAAGTTCGGACTCACCATTTGACATGTTCTCGTCGAACCTAGCGGATTTTTGGGGAGAAGTAACCCCTTTTGAGCTCTTTCCAACCATtaaattgaaaaatgcagagtgtctttttcttgagcCCTTTTACCGTTCCGTTCAAAACCGTTTCGAGCGGTGGAATTTTGTGcggaagaaaaaataaagCCGAAGCCGATTAGGGACTAGGCTGATAGAGGATGGATGATCCAAGAGGCTTTTTAAGTGACCGTGAAGAGCTAGACAGTTTACGAACAGAGTTCCAAATTTAGCAACGACGGAGTTTCATATTTTTGTACTCAAACCAGGATACTAAGTGAGGGTTTCTTATCATTACTAATTATATGTCTGCGCACCTAATTCACGCTCACTGGAACTCAGAAATTAAATGGCACCATTTATATAATTAGAAATTGTATTAAATTTATGATTTATCATATAAACATGTTACTGAAGAgtgtttgaaaatgattcGTTCAGAGAGATCATAAGTAACCAGTAACCACTATACTGATTACTTCGCAAGATCGTAAAGTAAAATGCAACTAATTCACCCTCTTTAACCACTACGTACATCTGCCCTATTGTTCGGTTGCATATAGCTTAGTGTACTCTTTAGCTGTAGCAATTGCATCCTGTTCGTCCCTTTTCCAATGTTCAGCCACCTCGTTCGACAGCGGATCGTCTGGATTGGGGGCGCTGAGCAAAGCCTGGATTGAAAGCAAGATAGTTCTAATTTGTAAGGCAGGGGACcagtttttctttaacACGTCCAGGCATATTCTTCCCAATCTGTCTATATTTGGATGATATATTTTGGTTAGAAACCTGACTTTTGGAGCAACCATCGGATAGTCATCAGGTAAGTACAACTCAAGTTTAAACAAGCCGTCTTGATACGGAGATTCCTTGGGGCCTTGAATAGTGACTTGGAAGTAGCGTAAATTATCCTCGTGGGGAACAGCGGTGATTCCCGGAACCGGATCAGAAATCAATCTCTGGGATTCTTTAATGATTCGTTTGGGAAGTTGAGACATGATTGGGGAGGCGAAGAGGTAAGATAAAGGATAGATGGCCCTTTTGAATCAATGACGTGCTTCGCGAGTCGTTTCTAGGAGGAGATTTGAACGGATGTTCTTTGAACGGCGAGAGAGACGGAGAACAGTACCAGATTGAGGAAAGGTAATTGGAAAGCAATTAGTGAGGGAAGATTACTAAAGTGCTGATATGGGTTCATAGCGTGGGATACCAAAGGACATAGTCGCTAGTTATGGTTACCACTTCTGCAAATCCTGTGATTGTTAAAGAACATCATTTTCCTCGTTCGAAGTTTGCGCGAGCCTTCTAGGAAATGTCAAGCATACCTCCCCTTTATCGCCAAGGGCATTCGAAGATTTTGCCTATCAATTAGAAACGATGGTTAAACCAAAAGGACCCTCAACTACCCAAAGAACTGTGGTGCTTCTACTTGGTACCGGATTTGGCTTGTACTGGGGAATGAAATACTTGAACGAAAACTACAAACTAGTATCTTATAAACCACCTAAAGACGACAAGCCGGTTAAATTTTCCCTGAAATACAGAGATGTGCAACCACTAGAAAAAAGGAAACCTATAGAAGCGGAAATAGTGGAGGCTACTTCCGAAAAGAACTGAACCTGTTAACCCTGATCAGTCACTACAATCTGACATTTCCCCAAGAGAATCCTTTCCTCCAACTTGTAAATATGGGTTCTGTCAAACTTCTGAGGGATTTTCAGAAACGATCCTGAGTTGCGGTTTCGATCATCCCTTCACATTGATTGCAAATTGAACCTGACTTGGTCGCCCCTTACCGGTTTCCCATCTCCATCCAATCAAACGTCATAGGTAGTGGTTACG
This window of the Komagataella phaffii GS115 chromosome 2, complete sequence genome carries:
- a CDS encoding Ubiquitin-conjugating enzyme involved in the error-free DNA postreplication repair pathway, which translates into the protein MSQLPKRIIKESQRLISDPVPGITAVPHEDNLRYFQVTIQGPKESPYQDGLFKLELYLPDDYPMVAPKVRFLTKIYHPNIDRLGRICLDVLKKNWSPALQIRTILLSIQALLSAPNPDDPLSNEVAEHWKRDEQDAIATAKEYTKLYATEQ